The following proteins are co-located in the Bombus pascuorum chromosome 3, iyBomPasc1.1, whole genome shotgun sequence genome:
- the LOC132905046 gene encoding uncharacterized protein LOC132905046: MLFPVTTKALPLLSAFTVSIVAQDTKTTVFPFSGNGSVLESPSREESALRPDMTRSSELLARPPTLPVPANNYLLAPQRTFVRHGSENLLPYVYDNPHFSYPVAHSIDYPLGPSSKQLVIVSFIGLLLLFAIIQNTIVNAKHRDILTDVLSARKKRELYAAYNFDSVTPEQEDVLDEDARVRCIQRTVCLENRKLSKAFGATGKILAKYLTRSVEKSLKSSSGWFRLVRDAGEAGVRGEECEVLYRGCDEEVSSGS, encoded by the exons ATGTTGTTCCCTGTAACGACGAAAGCTCTTCCATTATTAAGCGCGTTCACAGTGTCGATCGTCGCTCAAGATACAAAGACTACGGTGTTTCCGTTCTCCGGAAATGGCTCCGTCCTGGAATCACCGAGCAGAGAGGAATCCGCGCTTCGACCGGATATGACGCGTTCTTCCGAGCTTCTCGCGCGTCCTCCCACTCTACCTGTACCTGCCAATAATTATCTCCTCG CGCCGCAGAGAACGTTCGTTCGTCACGGGAGCGAAAACCTGCTGCCTTACGTGTACGATAATCCACATTTCAGCTACCCAGTAGCTCACTCGATCGATTACCCGCTTGGACCATCTTCGAAGCAGCTCGTAATCGTCAGCTTCATCGGTTTACTGTTGCTCTTCGCGATTATTCAGAACACGATCGTGAACGCGAAGCACAGAGACATTTTGACGGACGTGCTGTCTGCCAGGAAGAAAAGAGAGCTGTATGCTGCGTATAATTTCGATTCAGTG ACACCGGAACAGGAAGACGTTCTCGACGAAGACGCTAGGGTACGATGTATACAGAGAACCGTGTGCTTGGAGAATCGGAAGCTCTCGAAAGCGTTCGGTGCTACCGGCAAGATATTGGCCAAGTACTTAAC ACGAAGCGTGGAgaaatctttgaaatcgtCTTCTGGCTGGTTCCGATTGGTACGAGATGCCGGGGAGGCAGGAGTTCGTGGTGAGGAGTGCGAGGTGCTTTACAGAGGCTGCGACGAAGAAGTTTCTTCAGGATCGTAG
- the LOC132904950 gene encoding cyclin-dependent kinase 5 activator 1, with product MGTVLSFSPRDRRGSVYPPTGHQHPADFTLNNFNYEQLNNAKNRENKSGVATVAPAPPTNHPPTNNNSLQNNNINLNNNDNARIISEKNALEKNLKKHSLFINALSWKRFSTSNNNKKKLDNKNKNIGFRQPLDNIPIVDKNKNIQTPQTKPPASNNNHTTHNPTCEKLVQKPLPPKPRKTVIQASTSELLKCLGVFLHRKCTRLRDFQAGDAVMWLRTVDRSLLLQGWQDVAFINPANVVFIYMLVRELVDGDEASERELQATVLTCLYLSYSYMGNEISYPLKPFLIEDSKDKFWDRCLLIVNRLSSEMLRINSEPGFFTEVFTELKACGAGDRGSLPGTGLERSLVVSGVAVPTKAA from the exons ATGGGTACGGTGTTGTCGTTCAGTCCGCGTGACAGACGCGGTTCCGTGTATCCGCCAACGGGACATCAACATCCCGCTGACTTCACGTTGAACAATTTCAATTACGAGCAGTTGAACAATGCGAAGAATCGGGAGAACAAGAGTGGCGTCGCTACAGTGGCGCCGGCGCCGCCCACGAACCATCCGCCTACGAACAATAACTCGTTGCAAAACAACAATATCAATTTGAATAACAACGACAACGCGAGAATCATTTCGGAGAAGAACGCGCTCGAGAAGAACTTGAAGAAGCATTCTTTGTTTATAAACGCGCTTTCGTGGAAACGGTTCAGCACGTCGAACAACAACAAGAAGAAGCTTGACAATAAGAACAAGAATATCGGCTTTAGGCAGCCGCTCGATAACATACCCATTGTCGATAAGAATAAGAACATACAGACGCCTCAG ACGAAACCACCGGCGTCGAACAACAATCATACCACGCACAACCCGACGTGCGAGAAGCTCGTACAGAAGCCTTTACCCCCGAAGCCAAGGAAAACCGTGATTCAAGCCTCGACTTCGGAATTGCTCAAATGCCTCGGCGTCTTCCTTCACAGGAAATGCACTCGTTTAAGAGACTTCCAGGCCGGCGACGCTGTCATGTGGCTGAGGACCGTCGATAGAAGCCTACTGCTTCAAGGCTGGCAG GATGTCGCATTCATTAATCCCGCCAACGTTGTGTTCATTTATATGCTGGTGAGAGAGCTGGTCGACGGAGACGAAGCGTCCGAGAGGGAACTTCAGGCGACGGTATTAACGTGTCTGTACTTGAGCTACAGCTACATGGGTAACGAGATCAGTTATCCCTTGAAACCGTTCCTCATCGAGGACAGCAAAGACAAGTTCTGGGATAGATGCCTGTTGATCGTCAATCGACTGAGCTCCGAGATGCTGCGAATTAACAGCGAGCCAGGATTCTTCACGGAGGTCTTCACTGAGCTAAAG gCTTGCGGAGCTGGCGATCGAGGTAGTCTGCCTGGTACCGGCCTCGAGCGGAGCCTCGTCGTCTCCGGAGTCGCGGTACCCACCAAGGCGGCTTGA
- the LOC132904954 gene encoding uncharacterized protein LOC132904954: protein MADLNKELNEYLLSSKNEKQFKITVPSVTIPKANIGKWFGRSEDDKQEAGWIQGTQKECCPSMTRVQRLVACVICFSMGILCFCLSAIYIPVLLLKARKFALLYTLGSVFFLSSFCFLFGPLSYLKSLFSAEKRCFSMSYFVTLVGTLYCALHLQSTPLTVVCAVLQLIAMLSFLISHIPGGTKGLMFFTRMFKSSVNSTLPV, encoded by the exons ATGGCCGATCTCAACAAAGAACTAAACGAATATCTTCTTAgcagtaaaaatgaaaaacaattcAAAATTACCGTACCTTCGGTGACGATACCGAAAGCGAATATTGGAAAATGGTTCGGTAGAAGCGAAGATGATAAACAAGAAGCGGGATGGATCCAAGGAACACAAAAGGAATGTTGTCCTAGCATG ACAAGAGTACAAAGGCTAGTAGCATGTGTTATTTGCTTTTCTATGGGTATActttgtttctgtttgtcgGCGATTTATATCCCAGTTTTGCTCCTTAAAGCAAGAAAATTTGCACTTCTGTATACATTAGGAAGTGTTTTCTTCCTCTCAAG ctTTTGCTTCCTTTTTGGTCCATTAAGTTATCTAAAATCATTATTCAGCGCTGAAAAAAGGTGTTTCAGTATGTCCTACTTTGTAACATTAGTAGGAACACTTTATTGCGCTCTGCATTTACAATCTACTCCACTAACAGTAGTCTGTGCTGTTTTGCAATTAATAGCTATGTTATCATTCTTGATAAGTCATATACCAGGAGGAACTAAAGGCCTAATGTTTTTTACGAGAATGTTCAAGTCTTCGGTAAATTCTACATTGCCTGTATGA